The genomic window AGCACTACCGGAAAGCTGGCTCTGTGGAACTCCCAGCACCTTCTCCGATGCCCCAGCTACCTCCTGATACCCTGGAGATGCGGGTCCGAGATGGCAGCAAAATCCGCAACCTACTGGGGCTGGCACTGGGTCGACTGGAGGGTGGTAGTGCACGGCATGTGGTGTTCTCAGGTTCTGGCCGGGCTGCAGGGAAGGCGGTCAGCTGTGCTGAGATTGTCAAGCGGCGTGTACCAGGCCTGCACCAGCTTACCAAGCTGCGCTTCCTGCAGACCGAGGACAGCTGGGTGCCAGTCTCACCTGACACTGGCCTGGATCCCCTAACAGTGCGCCGCCATGTACCTGCAGTGTGGGTACTGCTCAGCCGGGACCCCCTGGACCCCAATGAGTGTGGCTACCAGCCTCCAGGAGCACCCCCTGGCCTgggccccacatcaagctccagCTGTGGCCCACGACCCCGAAGAAGGGTTCGAGACACCTGGTCCTGAAGATCTGCCAAGCAAGATCTTTTCCAGGCATGAATGTCTAGGATGGCTCTGCCTTCTCTGAAAAGCCTCCTGTAACTGTTCAACATCCCCAACAAGACTTGAATCCACAGAAGTGGGCCTCCTTGtcctgcttcctcttctctctggtGTGTGAAAAGGGACAGCTATGAAGAGTTACAGGTGTGCGGTCTCAGCTGGGTTCTGGATTGCTTAAGAAGGGTTTATTTGGCATTCTACCTACTGTGCCTCTGTCCTTTCTTCCGACAGAGATCCAGGGAGTGGGGTAGGAAATAAAGGTTCTGCCCATTTGTCTGATGAGCCTCTGCTTGACCTGCTATATGGAGGTGGGATTAAAGGAGGGGTAGTCCCCgtacccctccaccccacccctggtttagggatatttttctttctctgcagcATTTATCATAGTATAGTGATtaaggtcatggtctcaggtacctactgcctggatttgaatcctggttctgccatgtGCTAGTAAGTTactgctttgtgaccttggacaagtagTGCTCTGAGCCTTAGTATTTCCGTCCATAAAACAGGATATATGCGGTgcttacctcatagggttgttatgaggattaaatgtagAAATATATACATACGACTCTTAGATATCACCTGGGCATATAGTGCTATGTGAATGTTAATTGCTATCATTATTACTccatttacaaacattttttccTATCTTAAAAACATAGCtcatggggcatctggctggctcagttggaatatcatgtggctcttgatctcaggatcatgagttcaaggcccacgttgggtgtacagattacctaaataaataaacttaaaaaaaaaaaaaacaggctcctgggtggctcagtcgttaaatgtctgcctttgactcaggtcatgatcccagggtcatgggattgagtcccacatcgggctccctgctcggtgggaagcctgcttctccctctcccactccccctgcttgtgttcctgctctcactatctctctgtcaaataaataaaatcttaaaaaaaacaaaaaacatagctCAATCTTGTGTCTCCTCTCCAGGTCTCATCCTTCCTTTTTACCCCTTGCTGCTCCTTTTCTGTCTCAAATTGGCCATAGACTCTCAGATTCACCATGGTAAGGCCAGGGGCATGAGGAGAGAGGTGAAGATTGCAGTGATAGCCAGGAGTCTGCAGGGACCACAGCAGGATTGTGGGCGGTGGTAGATTCAGTGAAGAGTTGAGTCAGTTGGATCTCCCACTGGATTTTGAGGTCTTCTCCAATGTATACAGTAGACTGAGTGTCCAGTCACCAGGAAAGCACAAACGGGGCTCTTCTGGGCTCATATTGTGGCAGGGAGCCCAGCAATTTGAGAGTGCTAAAATGATGTTTGGCTGAGTCTAGGTGGGAGGGTTAGGATGTTGGGAGAAATGGGGGACTGGAGGCCTCAATAAG from Zalophus californianus isolate mZalCal1 chromosome 13, mZalCal1.pri.v2, whole genome shotgun sequence includes these protein-coding regions:
- the RPP25L gene encoding ribonuclease P protein subunit p25-like protein translates to MEHYRKAGSVELPAPSPMPQLPPDTLEMRVRDGSKIRNLLGLALGRLEGGSARHVVFSGSGRAAGKAVSCAEIVKRRVPGLHQLTKLRFLQTEDSWVPVSPDTGLDPLTVRRHVPAVWVLLSRDPLDPNECGYQPPGAPPGLGPTSSSSCGPRPRRRVRDTWS